The Cohnella abietis genome has a segment encoding these proteins:
- a CDS encoding YmfQ family protein — MTYLPSYYATSRIMSSNIDAQGAELDKLWHALNEVLEQNFIFTATWGLDLWEVELGIATDYSKPTDQRRSVILSKIRGIGSVTINLIKSVAESYDGGTVDVTVQNGAYTFIVKFVDTLGIPPNLDDLKQAIEEIKPAHLAVEYAFTYSTFGRLQESGISFGGIEAAAVSFGQLETWDIP; from the coding sequence ATGACGTACCTACCAAGTTATTATGCAACTTCGAGAATTATGAGCTCTAACATAGACGCTCAAGGTGCGGAACTGGACAAGCTATGGCATGCTCTTAACGAAGTGCTTGAACAGAATTTTATCTTTACAGCCACATGGGGACTTGACCTCTGGGAGGTGGAGCTGGGCATAGCTACCGACTATTCCAAGCCTACTGATCAACGCAGAAGCGTTATTCTCTCAAAAATACGTGGAATAGGTTCTGTAACAATTAATCTTATAAAGTCTGTTGCTGAATCTTACGATGGAGGAACCGTAGATGTCACAGTGCAAAATGGGGCTTATACATTCATTGTCAAGTTTGTTGATACCTTGGGGATCCCGCCGAATCTTGATGATTTGAAGCAAGCGATCGAAGAGATTAAACCCGCTCATCTGGCTGTTGAATACGCCTTTACTTACAGCACCTTTGGGAGGCTGCAGGAAAGTGGTATTTCCTTTGGAGGCATTGAGGCTGCGGCCGTCAGCTTCGGACAATTAGAAACCTGGGATATCCCATAA
- a CDS encoding hemolysin XhlA family protein, protein MSSEEARVLSDIRERVVRLETKIDAMTDVRDTAEAARDAAIEALQMAKSAHKQVDEIADNQRWLWRTVVGAILAAVIAAVVKLQGG, encoded by the coding sequence ATGTCCAGCGAAGAAGCGCGCGTGCTCTCGGATATTCGAGAGCGCGTTGTTCGTTTGGAAACAAAGATCGATGCGATGACGGATGTACGCGATACGGCGGAGGCAGCGAGAGATGCGGCGATAGAGGCACTTCAGATGGCCAAATCTGCGCACAAACAAGTAGATGAGATAGCAGACAATCAACGGTGGCTCTGGCGGACAGTAGTTGGAGCCATCCTTGCTGCCGTCATTGCGGCGGTGGTTAAGCTGCAAGGAGGGTGA
- a CDS encoding DUF1906 domain-containing protein, producing MTKGIDCSTPLNASTAKALAQQGFQFVGRYLVPENYRWKRLTLAEANVITEAGMQVISVFETTANRASGGTEAGKADGAAALKEAKLLGQPTGSTIYFAVDYDAQPKDYDNIERYLKAATEQIPGYCSGVYGSYAVIEEMAKRKACTSFWQTYAWSSGKKSGNANVYQYKNDVVIGGISVDLNESYGSEGWWNTKGEVVTTMSQDDAVKIIRFLSAAWFASINIEDKNEFNRLANEVRKSAGIPIESSSK from the coding sequence ATGACGAAAGGTATCGACTGCTCCACTCCGCTAAATGCATCAACCGCAAAGGCTCTCGCCCAGCAAGGGTTTCAATTCGTTGGAAGATACCTTGTCCCTGAGAACTATCGATGGAAACGACTGACTCTTGCAGAAGCAAATGTTATTACGGAAGCGGGAATGCAAGTCATTTCCGTATTTGAGACGACTGCAAACAGGGCTTCTGGCGGTACTGAGGCTGGGAAGGCTGACGGAGCGGCAGCGTTAAAAGAGGCTAAGCTATTAGGTCAGCCGACAGGAAGTACGATTTATTTTGCAGTGGATTACGACGCCCAGCCGAAAGACTACGATAATATTGAACGGTATTTGAAGGCTGCGACTGAACAAATCCCAGGCTATTGCAGTGGTGTTTATGGCTCTTACGCCGTAATCGAGGAGATGGCGAAGCGTAAAGCTTGCACCTCTTTCTGGCAAACCTACGCTTGGAGTAGTGGCAAGAAAAGTGGAAATGCGAATGTATATCAATACAAGAATGATGTGGTAATCGGTGGTATTTCTGTAGATTTGAACGAATCATACGGTAGTGAAGGCTGGTGGAATACGAAAGGGGAGGTAGTAACGACTATGAGTCAGGACGATGCTGTTAAAATCATTCGTTTCTTGTCTGCAGCTTGGTTTGCTTCGATTAACATAGAGGATAAGAATGAATTTAATCGTTTGGCAAATGAGGTTCGTAAGTCGGCTGGAATTCCAATCGAATCCTCTTCAAAATAA
- a CDS encoding tyrosinase family protein — translation MSLIPDFPQKLLDEHKKWHHARHQVNINNPPPGYGQEFLRFHRDYITRALAWYKQAGHDPRLVEPWVSVPEEIRQAPCFDQAAEARILYQPESFVSADELGRFIESSNLHACIHQQSAQLYGDPDIDDFDVAPHDTVFYNIHGMIDRWWKNWEGMGRFSEGQSYWCGAFDGEGEEVLYYSLKDGYWWLAKVQSANSQEARDGSMGQRQWISVGNSSEFGPMDDGRLFRIWDVDGDGKLEVLFRHPRHNGWVEGKVKEGTMNWQPISLHLIGPSLNP, via the coding sequence ATGTCGTTGATTCCAGATTTTCCGCAAAAGCTTCTCGATGAACACAAAAAGTGGCATCATGCTCGACATCAAGTTAACATAAATAATCCACCACCCGGTTATGGACAGGAGTTCCTACGTTTTCACCGGGATTATATTACACGGGCATTAGCATGGTATAAGCAGGCAGGTCATGATCCGAGGCTAGTGGAGCCTTGGGTTTCCGTACCGGAGGAGATTCGGCAAGCTCCTTGCTTCGACCAGGCAGCTGAGGCTCGAATTCTTTATCAACCGGAATCCTTCGTCTCCGCTGACGAGCTTGGCAGATTTATCGAGTCCTCGAATTTACATGCCTGTATCCACCAACAGTCTGCTCAATTGTACGGTGATCCTGACATTGATGATTTCGATGTTGCTCCTCATGATACGGTCTTCTACAATATCCATGGAATGATCGATCGCTGGTGGAAAAACTGGGAGGGCATGGGTCGGTTTAGCGAGGGGCAATCTTATTGGTGCGGTGCTTTTGACGGTGAGGGTGAAGAAGTATTATATTACAGCCTTAAAGATGGATATTGGTGGTTGGCAAAGGTACAGTCGGCTAATTCTCAAGAAGCACGAGATGGAAGTATGGGGCAACGGCAATGGATATCCGTTGGCAATAGCAGTGAATTCGGCCCAATGGATGATGGACGGTTATTCCGGATTTGGGATGTGGATGGGGACGGTAAGCTGGAGGTGCTGTTCCGTCACCCACGACACAATGGATGGGTAGAAGGCAAGGTTAAGGAAGGAACAATGAACTGGCAGCCCATTTCATTGCACCTGATTGGACCTTCACTCAACCCTTAA
- a CDS encoding NUDIX hydrolase, producing the protein MPEMFDVYDENGNWTGIAERSEVHARGLWHHTVHCWLVRQEGRGDSDKGEYRAKVLFQQRSANKDTNPNCFDITAAGHLEAGETPKDVVRELEEELGVRVAFEELAHFGIFTEQESGVIGGKKYIDAEISHVFGLVTNLPLTDFVLQEEEVSGLYEADADELIALMEGKLQQITARGVKIQKGELQETEALITCSSFVSRDYGYYIAVFKFLRDLVKG; encoded by the coding sequence ATGCCAGAAATGTTCGACGTCTATGACGAAAATGGTAATTGGACCGGAATTGCGGAGCGTAGTGAAGTGCATGCTCGAGGACTATGGCATCATACCGTTCACTGCTGGCTAGTCCGCCAGGAAGGACGGGGTGACTCAGATAAAGGCGAGTATCGTGCGAAAGTATTATTTCAACAGCGCTCTGCCAACAAGGATACTAACCCAAACTGCTTTGATATCACTGCTGCCGGTCACCTTGAAGCAGGAGAAACGCCAAAGGATGTAGTCCGCGAGCTGGAAGAGGAGCTTGGTGTGCGGGTTGCCTTCGAGGAGCTTGCTCATTTTGGTATCTTTACAGAGCAGGAATCTGGAGTCATTGGGGGCAAGAAATATATCGATGCTGAAATCAGCCATGTATTCGGTCTTGTTACCAATTTGCCTTTAACCGATTTTGTACTTCAAGAGGAGGAGGTATCCGGCCTGTACGAGGCGGATGCCGACGAATTGATTGCACTAATGGAAGGTAAGCTCCAGCAGATAACCGCACGGGGTGTAAAGATTCAGAAAGGAGAACTGCAGGAAACAGAAGCACTCATTACCTGCAGTTCGTTCGTTTCTCGGGATTATGGCTACTATATTGCCGTGTTTAAGTTTTTGCGAGATTTAGTTAAGGGTTGA
- the mscL gene encoding large conductance mechanosensitive channel protein MscL, translating into MFRSMLSEFKTFAMRGNVVDLAVGVIIGGAFGKIVTSLVNDVVMPPIGKLLGNVDFKDLFIPLGHTTAKTMEEIKKAEVPVPVIAYGQFINVLIDFILVAFCVFMLVKFLNKLSRKKEVEAPVAAPTTRECPYCLSAIPLAASRCSHCTSEVVPVGQAHTARG; encoded by the coding sequence ATGTTTCGGTCAATGTTAAGTGAGTTTAAGACTTTTGCGATGCGGGGTAATGTCGTAGATTTAGCAGTTGGGGTTATTATTGGTGGTGCATTCGGCAAGATCGTCACTTCGCTTGTTAATGACGTAGTTATGCCACCAATTGGTAAATTACTAGGGAATGTTGACTTCAAGGATTTATTTATTCCATTAGGGCATACCACAGCAAAAACGATGGAAGAGATTAAAAAAGCAGAAGTTCCTGTGCCTGTCATCGCCTATGGTCAATTTATTAATGTGTTAATTGATTTCATCCTTGTAGCATTCTGTGTATTCATGCTTGTTAAGTTTCTAAACAAGCTTAGCCGGAAGAAAGAAGTGGAAGCACCGGTTGCAGCGCCGACTACTCGCGAGTGTCCGTATTGCCTGTCCGCCATTCCACTAGCCGCTTCACGCTGCTCCCATTGCACCTCTGAGGTTGTACCTGTAGGACAAGCTCATACGGCAAGAGGGTAG
- a CDS encoding ATP-binding protein encodes MNGTVALWPCFFLLLALLISILASYTMFNFIGNLKRTNGTFRQFWLAGGAFVFGVGLWAKHLVTLLGFNEPLNFTWSMLVALVFIIFFSLMAFIMLTFQGILKYRLFFGSSILAFGVAVMNFFSVLGPQIERLTINPIYLILSLLLLFIGTYLSFLLSESVVWGRKFLASALLGLSVVVVQFIGNKALHIEYTDDIYITSDKLNQDINLLAIIIGIGAVLILMSTLVTWFIDKRLNQMDERYKLLVENSLDMIAILKGDHWGFVNAAGLRMFEAEMGSELIGKSIYTFLPAKDHNAFRERLHNLIFVGSGIPIEQEWFTLKGKVLHTEIVETMTTLDNEPAVQVIIRDISERKKNEELLINSEKLYVAGQLAAGIAHEIRNPLTSLKGFLQLIASGRRANSSYYEIMNSELDRIENIVSELLMLSKPQVYELTYQDMRAIMRDTVTLLETQAILHNIAIEAEYGTDPLWIYGVENQVKQVFINVIKNAIEAMIDGGSIGIKLSRESDGVYVRVRDEGPGIGEDQLAKIGQPFYTTKEKGTGLGLMVSYKIVDNHQGKIMVKSELGKGTLFEIVLPFRYPDASVKKSS; translated from the coding sequence ATGAACGGTACCGTAGCTTTATGGCCATGCTTTTTCTTGCTGCTGGCACTGTTAATTAGCATACTCGCATCATATACCATGTTTAACTTCATAGGCAATCTCAAAAGAACGAATGGGACCTTTCGTCAGTTTTGGCTCGCTGGTGGAGCGTTTGTGTTTGGAGTGGGGCTGTGGGCTAAGCATCTTGTCACTCTATTAGGATTTAATGAGCCTCTTAACTTTACCTGGTCTATGCTAGTTGCATTAGTTTTCATCATTTTCTTTTCATTAATGGCTTTTATCATGCTCACCTTTCAAGGAATTTTGAAATACCGGCTTTTTTTTGGTAGCTCTATTCTAGCATTTGGTGTCGCGGTCATGAACTTCTTCAGTGTGCTGGGTCCTCAGATAGAGCGACTCACTATTAATCCTATCTATCTTATTCTTTCCCTATTATTGCTTTTCATAGGCACTTATCTATCTTTTTTATTATCGGAAAGTGTAGTTTGGGGGAGAAAATTTCTTGCAAGCGCGTTGCTTGGCCTTTCCGTCGTTGTCGTGCAATTCATTGGAAACAAAGCGCTTCATATCGAATATACGGATGACATTTACATTACATCGGATAAGCTTAATCAGGATATCAATTTACTCGCTATTATTATAGGCATAGGCGCAGTGCTCATTCTCATGTCAACCTTAGTTACTTGGTTTATAGACAAGCGGTTGAACCAGATGGACGAGCGTTACAAGCTATTAGTCGAAAACTCACTGGATATGATTGCAATTCTTAAGGGAGACCATTGGGGATTCGTTAATGCGGCGGGTCTTAGGATGTTTGAGGCTGAGATGGGCAGTGAGTTAATTGGCAAGTCTATCTATACTTTTTTGCCGGCTAAGGATCATAATGCATTTAGAGAGAGACTGCATAACCTCATATTCGTAGGCAGTGGAATACCGATTGAGCAGGAATGGTTTACCTTGAAGGGCAAAGTACTGCATACAGAAATCGTAGAAACGATGACTACACTCGATAATGAGCCTGCGGTACAAGTGATTATTAGGGATATTTCTGAGCGTAAAAAGAACGAGGAGCTTCTTATTAACTCGGAAAAGTTATATGTGGCGGGTCAATTGGCTGCTGGTATTGCACATGAAATCCGCAATCCGCTAACCTCTCTTAAGGGATTCCTCCAATTAATTGCCTCGGGAAGAAGAGCTAATTCTAGCTACTATGAGATTATGAATTCAGAGCTCGATCGAATCGAGAATATTGTAAGTGAGCTGTTAATGCTGTCTAAACCGCAAGTATATGAGCTTACTTATCAGGATATGCGGGCCATAATGAGAGATACAGTCACTTTGCTAGAAACGCAGGCTATCCTTCATAATATTGCAATCGAAGCAGAGTACGGTACAGATCCTTTGTGGATATACGGCGTGGAAAATCAAGTTAAGCAGGTATTTATTAATGTTATCAAAAATGCAATAGAAGCGATGATCGACGGAGGGTCCATTGGGATCAAGCTTTCACGCGAAAGCGATGGGGTATACGTGCGAGTTCGTGACGAAGGACCGGGTATTGGAGAGGATCAGCTGGCTAAGATTGGTCAGCCGTTCTATACAACCAAAGAAAAGGGTACTGGTCTCGGCTTAATGGTTAGCTACAAAATCGTTGATAATCATCAGGGTAAAATAATGGTTAAGAGCGAGCTTGGAAAAGGGACACTGTTCGAAATTGTTTTGCCGTTTCGCTATCCGGATGCTTCGGTTAAGAAATCCAGCTGA
- a CDS encoding diacylglycerol/lipid kinase family protein, producing the protein MVLFVVNESSGNGRGKKVWAKVEAQLHKRGIEYHTVVSSSQDEAVIRMEELLLTGKMKAVAVIGGDGTLHGLLPLLVASGIPCGLIPAGSGNDTSRALGIPRNPIRALDIILAGHTRRIDVLETTSEQYKSQITLTAVAVGLDGAVAADVNGSGYKRWCNKLGVGSLAYIIGLFRSLAVFKPQSITVTIDGVTHDFTRGWLSAISNVSTYGGGLKICPKALPDDNLLHTCIVHSCSVWRILLIFPTLLNGSHVKQPYVTILSGRSVRIDAPKPFVAFGDGEPSGHTPLIATIVPAQLDFLTEASG; encoded by the coding sequence GTGGTACTGTTCGTAGTCAATGAAAGTTCCGGTAATGGACGCGGTAAAAAAGTGTGGGCGAAGGTCGAGGCTCAGCTACATAAAAGGGGAATTGAATATCATACGGTGGTCTCATCATCACAGGATGAAGCGGTCATCCGGATGGAGGAGCTTTTACTAACCGGGAAAATGAAAGCGGTTGCGGTAATTGGAGGAGATGGAACTCTACATGGTCTTCTCCCCCTCTTGGTAGCTTCAGGGATCCCTTGCGGCCTCATCCCTGCTGGCTCCGGCAATGATACATCCCGGGCACTCGGCATTCCTCGTAATCCAATTCGAGCTCTTGATATTATTCTTGCCGGTCATACTCGTCGCATTGACGTATTAGAGACAACATCAGAACAGTACAAATCACAGATTACACTCACTGCTGTTGCAGTTGGGCTTGACGGAGCCGTCGCTGCTGATGTCAACGGTTCCGGGTATAAGCGTTGGTGCAATAAGCTCGGAGTTGGTTCTCTGGCCTATATTATCGGATTGTTCCGATCACTTGCTGTGTTTAAACCTCAATCCATTACAGTGACAATAGACGGGGTTACCCACGATTTTACACGAGGGTGGCTGTCAGCCATCTCTAACGTCTCCACTTACGGTGGCGGCTTAAAAATCTGCCCTAAAGCCCTCCCGGACGATAACCTACTGCACACCTGTATCGTACATAGCTGTAGCGTATGGCGTATTCTACTCATTTTCCCAACCCTGCTAAATGGCAGTCATGTCAAACAACCTTATGTTACTATCCTGTCGGGGCGTAGCGTACGAATTGATGCTCCTAAGCCATTTGTTGCTTTTGGAGATGGTGAACCTTCAGGTCATACTCCCCTAATAGCAACGATAGTCCCAGCTCAGCTGGATTTCTTAACCGAAGCATCCGGATAG
- a CDS encoding DNA alkylation repair protein encodes MAEPLKAMYNESFLRAFTNIVKKAYPAFDGEAFVQLTLRAGWDTLELKGRMHRISESLGAMLPKPYESALDILEAISDECRGFPYLFFPDFVEMHGLEHWDRSIAALEKFTRLSSAEFAVRPFIMRDQTRMMAQMEAWSHHSDEHVRRLASEGCRPRLPWADALPALKKDPTPIWSILDTLKEDPSEYVRRSVANNLNDISKDHPEKVLAWAQANKGTSEKTDWIIRHGCRGLLRAAEPEVMALFGIVAQPEIQVTEWKVTPLTINIGESVQFRYELRVPEGEAIKLRVELAVFFPRTTGKYYRKLFKLSEKVVLGGSTLQGGRGFSFADLSTRRHYPGNHRMVLVVNGQEVASTEVMLEGKSTADEGTLEGGPDR; translated from the coding sequence ATGGCAGAGCCGCTCAAGGCTATGTATAACGAGTCTTTTCTTAGAGCGTTTACTAATATTGTTAAGAAGGCCTATCCGGCATTTGATGGAGAGGCCTTTGTTCAGCTTACTCTTCGCGCAGGATGGGACACATTGGAGCTGAAAGGACGCATGCATCGGATTTCCGAAAGCTTGGGTGCCATGCTGCCTAAGCCTTATGAGAGTGCGCTGGACATTCTTGAAGCTATATCAGACGAATGTCGGGGGTTTCCTTATTTGTTTTTCCCGGATTTTGTGGAGATGCATGGGCTGGAGCATTGGGATCGTTCGATAGCAGCGCTGGAAAAATTCACGCGATTGTCTAGCGCTGAATTTGCTGTGCGTCCATTTATCATGCGGGATCAGACTCGTATGATGGCACAAATGGAAGCATGGAGTCATCATTCTGATGAGCATGTTCGTAGGCTCGCAAGTGAGGGCTGCCGACCGCGGCTCCCTTGGGCGGATGCGCTACCAGCATTGAAGAAAGACCCTACTCCGATTTGGTCTATTTTGGACACTCTGAAGGAAGACCCGTCCGAATATGTGAGACGTAGCGTTGCCAATAATTTGAATGATATTTCTAAGGATCATCCAGAGAAGGTATTAGCTTGGGCTCAAGCTAATAAGGGCACAAGTGAAAAAACAGACTGGATTATCCGTCATGGCTGCCGGGGATTGCTTCGTGCTGCAGAGCCTGAGGTTATGGCTTTGTTCGGTATTGTTGCTCAGCCTGAAATCCAAGTGACGGAATGGAAGGTTACTCCGTTAACCATAAACATCGGCGAATCAGTACAGTTTCGATATGAATTGCGGGTGCCAGAGGGAGAGGCAATCAAGCTGAGGGTGGAGCTCGCTGTATTTTTCCCCCGTACGACAGGCAAATATTATCGTAAGCTTTTTAAGTTAAGTGAGAAAGTCGTATTAGGAGGGTCCACATTGCAGGGGGGACGTGGTTTTTCCTTTGCTGATTTATCAACCCGCCGCCACTATCCTGGAAATCACCGGATGGTGCTGGTCGTTAATGGACAAGAGGTTGCCTCTACAGAAGTGATGCTAGAAGGGAAATCCACTGCTGATGAAGGGACGTTGGAAGGTGGACCAGATAGATGA
- a CDS encoding FUSC family protein: protein MTIGARVLKTGLAVAVALWIGQLVGLGSPLIAAIAAIFTIQPSIYRSWMQVLEQVQSNVLGAIIAITAVWLIGNTPISVGLVCIGVILLCIRLKTEETIALTLVTVVVIMEAQGQGWLVAWDRLAAILTGMVSAFAVNVVIAPPRHRNRFLKQVEEVQILLSRLLRTAVSNELKENVYRDELNHLRSKLRKLDGFYNLFAEERVWRKNSKLQRARLLIVYKGMLISLERGMSLVEAVEDHYWAVSTSKAWNRLIDRQIETLCGYHEQLLWKWEGKIKPGALAAAPPPEASMLLSELIEKRTDEDMIMRSRLLVITSAVYTYEERLRRLDKLMEQWFHREEKGGETLEEAEDKGE, encoded by the coding sequence ATGACTATCGGAGCTAGAGTTCTAAAAACAGGTTTAGCCGTCGCGGTGGCTCTCTGGATCGGTCAGTTAGTTGGGCTTGGCTCCCCCCTTATCGCGGCAATTGCGGCTATTTTTACGATACAGCCTTCTATTTACCGTTCATGGATGCAGGTGCTGGAGCAAGTACAAAGTAATGTGCTAGGTGCGATTATTGCGATTACAGCGGTGTGGCTTATTGGGAATACCCCGATTTCGGTAGGCCTTGTATGTATAGGTGTTATTCTATTATGTATTCGGTTGAAAACGGAGGAAACGATCGCGCTAACTCTGGTGACGGTTGTAGTTATTATGGAAGCTCAGGGACAGGGATGGCTGGTCGCTTGGGACCGTTTAGCAGCTATTTTGACAGGGATGGTGTCTGCTTTTGCAGTTAACGTCGTCATAGCGCCGCCCCGGCATCGGAATCGCTTCCTTAAGCAGGTAGAGGAAGTGCAGATTTTATTATCCCGTCTGCTCAGGACTGCTGTTTCTAATGAGTTAAAAGAAAACGTCTATCGCGATGAATTAAATCATCTTAGGAGCAAGCTTCGGAAGCTAGATGGTTTTTACAATTTGTTTGCCGAGGAGAGAGTTTGGAGAAAGAATTCAAAGCTACAGAGAGCTAGACTGCTTATTGTCTATAAAGGAATGCTCATATCGCTTGAACGGGGAATGTCGCTTGTTGAAGCGGTTGAGGACCACTATTGGGCTGTGTCTACGTCAAAAGCATGGAATCGGCTGATCGATCGTCAAATTGAAACGTTGTGTGGCTATCATGAACAGCTGCTATGGAAGTGGGAGGGTAAAATAAAGCCAGGAGCCCTGGCAGCCGCCCCACCGCCAGAAGCTTCTATGCTACTCTCGGAGCTTATCGAAAAGCGTACCGATGAGGATATGATTATGCGTTCTCGCTTGCTCGTTATTACTTCAGCTGTATACACCTATGAGGAGCGGCTGCGACGGCTGGATAAGCTGATGGAGCAATGGTTTCATCGTGAGGAGAAGGGTGGAGAAACGTTGGAAGAGGCGGAAGATAAAGGCGAGTAA
- a CDS encoding transposase yields the protein MSEYNKDRMDPVSGEKVEVDGVYKNEWGREQELKRGDKFPSDVMLGETEWSQTEMSFDNHHEGQTDPRLIPKENDADKQGKINHPRRQMDRGKK from the coding sequence ATGAGCGAGTACAATAAAGATAGGATGGACCCTGTTTCAGGTGAAAAGGTCGAAGTTGACGGAGTCTATAAAAATGAGTGGGGACGCGAGCAGGAGCTTAAACGAGGAGACAAGTTCCCCTCTGATGTGATGCTCGGCGAGACGGAATGGTCGCAAACGGAGATGAGCTTTGACAACCATCACGAAGGCCAAACCGATCCCAGACTTATCCCTAAAGAAAATGATGCTGACAAGCAAGGCAAAATCAATCACCCTCGCCGTCAAATGGATCGTGGGAAGAAGTAA
- a CDS encoding TVP38/TMEM64 family protein: MHVLISAAWNVREWITQAKTLDLDQIKDLLHRYSELGPIPGILLPFLEALLPILPLFVFVVANASAYGMWLGFLYSWIGVSAGSFVVFMLARRFGHRYGEQIRRKFPKSEKFFGYVEHKGFTPIFLLCCFPFSPTVLVNISSGLSKIPIHTFLTAMILGKAVMIFTLSFMGHDLQALVNNPWRIVFAIGGMMLLWLGGRKLEGRFT, from the coding sequence ATGCACGTGTTAATTTCTGCAGCATGGAATGTTCGAGAATGGATTACACAAGCTAAAACACTAGATCTTGATCAAATTAAAGATCTGCTTCATCGCTATTCAGAGCTTGGACCTATTCCTGGGATCCTGCTTCCTTTCTTAGAAGCCCTGCTGCCAATCCTACCGTTATTTGTGTTTGTTGTCGCCAACGCATCCGCATACGGGATGTGGCTAGGATTTCTTTATTCATGGATTGGAGTTAGCGCAGGTTCATTTGTCGTATTTATGTTAGCTAGACGTTTCGGGCATCGTTATGGGGAACAAATTCGCCGCAAATTTCCCAAATCGGAGAAATTCTTTGGTTATGTGGAGCACAAAGGCTTTACACCCATTTTTCTTTTATGCTGTTTTCCTTTCTCACCTACTGTTCTTGTAAATATTTCATCTGGTTTATCGAAAATACCGATACATACCTTTCTAACGGCTATGATTCTAGGTAAAGCTGTTATGATTTTTACCCTTTCTTTTATGGGACATGATCTGCAAGCGTTGGTGAATAACCCTTGGCGTATTGTATTTGCAATCGGAGGCATGATGTTATTATGGTTAGGTGGACGTAAGCTGGAAGGTCGCTTTACTTAA
- a CDS encoding MFS transporter, which yields MKQASVKSFFQSDMILYLVILFLVEFVRGAALISFLPIYGNKVLGLDLDVIGAAITAHYLTDTGLKLAIGFVLDRLSVRTVVSVGLLCSLVGIAALQFADIPWVFITAAAVYGIGISPIWIVCLTKIKEDKRATQMGFLYTVWLVGLGSGPVVTNLLLDHYDKHLTYWVMVAFALVAFLLSLLISGKRSMHIDIVPFRKQLSILGSRLRDMKLLLPGMVLQTLGAGMLLPILPSFAEKSLGMSTTHYSILLFIGGGCTVLGLIPMGKLSDKFGKKWFLIIGFLCFGIVLFALTGKPPLALALFWAFVLGISYAAVLPAWNALLAAYVPPGQQGLGWGLLSTVEGIGGMIGPVVGGLLATKYSSSSVVGIAGIMFIVISMIYIFFPFRIFRGEALPPSSGAKT from the coding sequence GTGAAACAGGCTTCTGTAAAATCTTTTTTTCAGTCGGATATGATTCTGTACTTAGTCATCTTGTTTCTTGTCGAATTCGTAAGGGGTGCGGCTCTTATTAGCTTCCTTCCGATTTACGGAAACAAGGTATTAGGCCTTGATCTTGATGTCATCGGTGCAGCGATAACGGCTCACTATTTAACGGATACAGGTCTGAAGCTAGCTATTGGCTTTGTGCTGGACCGGTTATCTGTTCGAACAGTTGTAAGTGTTGGCTTATTATGCTCACTTGTTGGGATTGCCGCCTTACAATTTGCTGATATTCCATGGGTTTTCATTACAGCTGCTGCTGTTTACGGAATTGGAATTTCACCGATTTGGATTGTATGTCTTACAAAGATTAAAGAAGATAAACGGGCTACCCAAATGGGCTTCCTATATACAGTTTGGCTTGTTGGGCTTGGTAGCGGTCCTGTAGTTACAAATTTGCTGCTCGATCATTACGACAAACACTTGACGTATTGGGTTATGGTTGCGTTCGCTCTCGTAGCCTTTCTGCTGTCCTTGCTTATTTCCGGAAAAAGAAGCATGCATATCGATATCGTCCCGTTTCGTAAACAGCTATCTATTCTAGGCAGCAGGCTTCGAGATATGAAGCTGCTCCTTCCCGGTATGGTGCTCCAAACCCTCGGAGCAGGAATGCTGCTTCCGATCTTGCCAAGCTTTGCAGAGAAGAGCCTGGGGATGTCTACAACCCATTACTCCATTCTCCTCTTTATTGGCGGTGGCTGTACGGTGCTTGGTTTAATTCCTATGGGTAAGCTGTCTGATAAATTCGGCAAAAAGTGGTTTCTCATCATCGGATTTCTATGTTTCGGTATCGTTTTGTTCGCGTTAACTGGAAAACCTCCACTTGCTTTGGCTTTGTTCTGGGCATTCGTGCTTGGGATATCCTATGCGGCTGTTCTGCCAGCATGGAACGCTTTGCTCGCTGCCTATGTGCCACCAGGTCAGCAAGGCCTTGGATGGGGCTTATTGTCGACAGTGGAAGGAATAGGCGGTATGATTGGTCCAGTAGTCGGCGGGCTGCTCGCCACCAAATACAGCTCCTCCTCTGTCGTCGGCATAGCTGGAATTATGTTTATTGTTATTAGCATGATCTATATCTTCTTCCCCTTCCGAATTTTTCGGGGCGAAGCATTACCTCCCTCTAGTGGGGCAAAGACATAA